A portion of the Bacteroidales bacterium genome contains these proteins:
- a CDS encoding glycosyltransferase family 2 protein, whose product MQKAAVVILNWNGEKFVKKFLPGVVTNTITPNIDIVVADNGSTDESISYIESDHPNVKIIRLDKNYGFASGYNLALKQIEAEYYVLLNSDVDVPQGWLNPLIQFMDKNPQAAACMPKILDYNNPSHFEYAGAAGGFIDYLGYPFCRGRILSCIEEDKGQYDNPLEIFWASGACLFIRSKAYWEANGLDDDFFAHMEEIDLCWRLTNSGYSIWCIPNSKVYHVGGGTLPNNNPRKLYYNYRNSLFMLYKNLPKSKLFSTILIRLILDGLSAVAYLINGKFSFFKAVFSAHCDYWKSIGILRNKRNITNLNRVRNGSKILHKSVLLNFFLLKKKTFNSYSSLDIKL is encoded by the coding sequence ATGCAAAAAGCTGCAGTAGTAATACTAAACTGGAATGGTGAGAAATTTGTAAAGAAATTTTTACCCGGAGTTGTTACCAATACAATTACCCCTAATATTGATATTGTAGTTGCCGATAATGGTTCAACGGATGAATCGATATCATATATTGAAAGCGATCACCCTAACGTTAAGATTATTAGGCTAGATAAAAATTATGGTTTTGCATCGGGGTATAATTTAGCCCTTAAACAAATTGAAGCAGAGTACTACGTTCTTCTTAACTCCGATGTTGATGTGCCCCAAGGATGGTTGAATCCACTGATTCAATTCATGGATAAAAATCCACAGGCAGCAGCCTGTATGCCAAAAATCCTCGATTACAACAATCCTTCTCACTTTGAATACGCTGGTGCTGCGGGAGGTTTTATCGATTATCTTGGATACCCCTTTTGCCGAGGTAGAATATTATCATGTATTGAAGAGGATAAAGGCCAATATGATAATCCCCTGGAGATTTTCTGGGCAAGTGGTGCTTGCTTGTTCATCCGATCAAAAGCATACTGGGAAGCCAATGGGCTTGATGATGATTTCTTTGCGCACATGGAGGAGATTGATCTTTGTTGGAGATTAACAAACTCTGGTTATTCTATTTGGTGCATACCCAATTCCAAGGTTTATCATGTTGGTGGGGGTACATTACCAAATAATAATCCAAGAAAACTTTACTACAATTATAGGAACAGTCTATTTATGCTATATAAAAACCTCCCTAAAAGCAAACTGTTCTCAACAATACTAATAAGGTTGATTTTAGATGGATTATCAGCAGTCGCCTATCTTATAAATGGCAAATTCAGCTTTTTTAAAGCGGTATTTTCAGCTCATTGTGATTATTGGAAAAGCATTGGAATCCTTAGAAATAAAAGAAATATTACAAACTTGAATAGAGTCCGTAATGGCAGTAAAATCCTACACAAATCCGTGCTACTAAACTTTTTCTTACTCAAAAAGAAAACCTTTAACTCGTATTCCTCGTTAGATATTAAACTGTAA
- a CDS encoding inositol monophosphatase, whose amino-acid sequence MNLEKICEQVVVISESTGLFIKDELKTFSQKNIEIKGNHDFVSYVDKTAENQIVSSLSKILPNSGFIAEEGTGKPSTDGLNWVIDPLDGTTNYIHGLSPFAISIALMQGDEVILGVVHEISLKESFWAYQGSKAYLNGNPIHVSNVDTISGSLISTGFPYYDYSRIAPFFKTMEYLMRNSHGIRRLGSAATDLAYVACGRFEAFYEYSLQPWDVAAGTLIVQQAGGRVSDFSGKKNYIFGKEIIATNSCVYNEFQGVVGNYMIK is encoded by the coding sequence ATGAACCTTGAAAAGATTTGCGAACAGGTAGTAGTAATTTCAGAAAGTACAGGGCTTTTCATCAAAGATGAGCTAAAAACTTTTTCGCAGAAAAATATTGAAATAAAAGGGAATCACGACTTTGTATCATACGTTGATAAAACAGCCGAAAATCAAATAGTATCTAGCCTATCGAAAATACTCCCCAATTCAGGATTTATTGCAGAGGAGGGCACAGGAAAGCCTTCTACTGATGGGTTAAACTGGGTTATAGACCCACTCGATGGAACAACCAACTATATTCATGGATTATCACCTTTTGCGATAAGCATTGCTCTTATGCAGGGAGATGAGGTGATACTTGGAGTAGTTCATGAAATCAGCCTAAAAGAATCATTCTGGGCATACCAAGGAAGTAAAGCCTACTTAAACGGCAATCCCATTCATGTTTCGAATGTTGATACTATAAGCGGCTCACTAATTTCAACAGGATTTCCTTATTATGATTACAGCAGAATCGCTCCATTTTTCAAAACAATGGAGTATCTTATGCGTAATTCGCATGGTATTCGCCGATTAGGCTCAGCCGCTACCGATCTTGCCTACGTTGCATGTGGAAGGTTTGAGGCTTTTTACGAGTACAGCCTTCAACCATGGGATGTTGCGGCTGGAACTTTAATTGTTCAGCAAGCAGGTGGAAGGGTGAGTGATTTTTCTGGCAAAAAAAATTATATTTTTGGGAAAGAAATTATTGCCACAAATTCTTGCGTTTATAATGAATTTCAAGGAGTTGTTGGAAATTATATGATTAAGTAA
- a CDS encoding lysophospholipid acyltransferase family protein codes for MGKIAFYLFFIITRIMTLLPLKGMFVISDIARLFIYHIFRYRVKTVRTNLRNSFPEKSSKELKRIEKAFYKHLCDLFIETIYILHANKKDFIKMCKFNNIELFYDFYDKGKSVIVATGHYSNWELLGLFAYHNKHFTIGIYKPMKNKYFEKFLNSSRERFGAASVPMQDTLRAAIKCTNEKRLFFLGLVCDQTPSDIHYWTTFLNQDTPVFLGVEKISRKLNQPVIFCSMRKVARGRYEVELETLCAEPLQTKPYEITEMHVHALEKLIYEAPEYWLWSHRRWKHRKPADYKHEQTV; via the coding sequence ATGGGAAAAATAGCTTTTTATCTCTTTTTTATTATTACCCGAATAATGACTCTTTTGCCATTAAAGGGAATGTTTGTTATTTCTGACATTGCTCGTTTATTCATATACCATATATTTAGGTATCGGGTTAAAACGGTTAGAACCAACCTAAGAAACTCCTTCCCAGAGAAATCATCGAAGGAACTTAAAAGAATTGAAAAAGCCTTTTACAAACACCTCTGTGATTTGTTTATTGAAACTATTTATATCCTACATGCAAATAAAAAGGATTTTATTAAAATGTGTAAATTCAATAACATTGAACTTTTTTACGATTTTTACGATAAGGGCAAAAGTGTTATTGTAGCCACAGGACACTATTCAAATTGGGAATTACTCGGTTTATTCGCCTATCATAATAAGCATTTTACAATAGGTATTTATAAACCTATGAAAAACAAATATTTCGAAAAATTTCTAAATAGTTCCCGTGAGAGGTTTGGTGCAGCCTCTGTTCCAATGCAGGATACCCTTCGTGCGGCAATTAAATGCACAAACGAAAAGCGATTGTTTTTTCTAGGGTTGGTTTGCGACCAGACCCCAAGCGATATTCACTACTGGACAACCTTCCTAAATCAGGACACTCCTGTATTTCTTGGGGTAGAAAAGATATCACGCAAACTCAATCAACCTGTTATTTTCTGTAGCATGAGAAAAGTAGCAAGAGGGAGATACGAGGTTGAACTTGAAACCCTTTGCGCAGAACCATTGCAAACCAAACCCTACGAGATAACCGAAATGCATGTTCATGCCCTAGAAAAGTTGATCTATGAGGCTCCCGAATATTGGCTCTGGTCACATCGCAGATGGAAACACCGAAAACCTGCCGATTACAAACATGAACAAACAGTTTAA